One window of the Hemitrygon akajei chromosome 5, sHemAka1.3, whole genome shotgun sequence genome contains the following:
- the LOC140727692 gene encoding F-box only protein 40-like isoform X1: protein MIRNRSLAPRLHVHCEKCYSRHCKKSFEPSVSCVVISCPSKCGAVFHQCKENEHTLLCPLEQVPCINSAFGCPFSMARYKLSKHLYVCPASIVCCSMQWNRWPANEEDIIMNTVVKESLNPENLELGTAMRDQRISFNSVKMAELFPEMAEIADENDLDLKEIGAVGGSHVASACMDSGCPETGIEVHQNGIDKSSTDVKDKVELTQEEETIESEQAIDISKYTSWEGIFSKDKGGCMTENATTEVINTRKIEKANSADNKKKTTVNESNSSGSSLSAAIEKTGEAPWQEGVLDRLQSQMDRKHFDMYLAHHGSMLIRFGQIKACTPREKDFVYGNLEAQEVITVNTFKIPTSYRINREHYRDRMSRRKKMETKSVDTSDLDTVNRQYDEVTISLLCYLEKMQKGHAITETRVTDRLVTDTATQTYSFPSAPFGRDVVLADVAAKKASHLYLQLQTECITKRYSKSISIFTFMCHHFFRRDEFASHFKNVHSDIQSSLNGWMVQKCPLAYLGCSYMQQRFRPSTLKATMIYNQQQNAFAVKPDIAPVLCRNHNRDIKAWENRKNLLCLSSLPFEILRHIANLLDSYSLTQLSQVSVLMNEISSTLLQERGMVHLVWEKKNYSHGNFSWRARKRKWQYSSFFSTIEKWNFNDNPSMAEHLKTCSYYVRECRSKRVPLVSMCRTQKSEPEKKSLIHMFNTKQTANRFSNLIA from the exons ATG ATCAGAAATAGAAGTTTAGCTCCTCGATTGCACGTGCATTGTGAAAAATGTTACAGTCGTCACTGTAAAAAGTCATTTGAACCTTCTGTTTCCTGTGTGGTTATCAGTTGTCCTTCAAAATGTGGTGCTGTTTTTCATCAGTGTAAGGAAAATGAACACACTCTATTGTGTCCTCTGGAACAAGTTCCTTGCATAAATTCGGCCTTTGGCTGCCCCTTCTCTATGGCACGCTACAAACTTTCCAAACATCTTTATGTCTGCCCTGCCAGCATTGTTTGCTGCTCAATGCAATGGAATCGCTGGCCAGCCAATGAAGAAGATATAATAATGAATACTGTAGTTAAAGAATCCCTGAATCCAGAGAATTTAGAGTTGGGCACTGCAATGAGGGATCAGAGAATAAGTTTCAATTCAGTGAAGATGGCAGAACTTTTTCCAGAGATGGCAGAGATTGCTGATGAGAATGATTTGGATCTGAAAGAAATAGGGGCAGTAGGAGGATCACATGTGGCCTCTGCTTGTATGGATAGTGGTTGTCCGGAAACAGGAATAGAAGTGCATCAAAATGGAATCGACAAAAGCAGTACTGATGTAAAAGACAAGGTTGAACTAACCCAAGAAGAAGAAACAATAGAATCTGAGCAAGCAATAGATATTTCCAAGTACACTTCTTGGGAGGGTATCTTCAGTAAGGATAAAGGTGGCTGTATGACTGAAAATGCAACTACAGAAGTTATAAATACTCGAAAGATTGAGAAAGCAAACAGTGCTGATAATAAGAAGAAAACGACTGTAAATGAATCCAATTCATCAGGCTCATCTTTGTCGGCAGCAATAGAAAAGACAGGTGAAGCTCCTTGGCAAGAAGGAGTTCTCGATAGACTACAATCTCAGATGGATAGGAAACATTTCGATATGTATTTGGCGCATCATGGCAGCATGCTTATTCGATTTGGTCAGATAAAAGCATGTACACCCAGAGAAAAAGACTTTGTTTATGGAAATCTGGAGGCCCAGGAGGTTATAACTGTCAATACATTTAAGATTCCAACCAGCTACCGAATAAACCGTGAACATTATAGAGACCGTATGTCACGCAGGAAAAAAATGGAAACCAAATCTGTGGACACTTCTGACCTCGACACAGTGAATCGTCAATATGATGAAGTAACTATTTCCTTGCTTTGCTATTTGGAGAAAATGCAAAAGGGCCATGCCATAACAGAAACAAGGGTCACTGATAGACTAGTAACTGATACGGCGACTCAGACTTACTCTTTTCCTTCTGCTCCTTTTGGCCGTGATGTGGTTTTGGCTGATGTAGCGGCAAAGAAAGCCTCCCACCTATATTTGCAACTTCAGACAGAATGCATCACAAAAAGATATAGCAAGTCGATTTCTATCTTTACATTTATGTGTCACCATTTCTTCAGGCGAGATGAGTTTGCATCACACTTTAAGAATGTACATTCAGATATTCAGTCATCCCTGAATGGATGGATGGTACAGAAATGCCCTTTAGCTTACCTTGGCTGTTCCTACATGCAACAGAGATTCCGTCCCTCCACACTGAAGGCAACGATGATCTATAATCAACAGCAAAATGCATTTGCAGTCAAACCAGATATTGCTCCAGTTTTGTGTCGGAACCACAATAGAGACATAAAGGCATGGGAAAACAGGAAGAATTTACTTTGTTTAAGCAGTCTTCCATTTGAGATCCTGAGGCACATTGCAAACTTATTGGACAGCTACAGCCTAACACAGTTGTCCCAAGTGTCTGTATTGATGAATGAGATCTCCTCTACATTACTGCAAGAGCGTGGCATGGTCCATCTTGTCTGGGAAAAGAAAAACTACTCACATGGAAATTTTTCTTGGAGAGCACGTAAAAGG AAGTGGCAATACAGCTCTTTCTTTTCCACAATCGAGAAATGGAATTTTAATGACAACCCCAGCATGGCAGAACATCTGAAAACTTGTTCATACTATGTAAGAGAGTGCAGATCAAAGCGTGTCCCTCTCGTCAGCATGTGTAGAACTCAGAAATCAGAACCTGAGAAAAAGAGCCTTATTCATATGTTTAATACAAAACAAACAGCAAATAGATTttccaacctgattgcataa
- the LOC140727692 gene encoding F-box only protein 40-like isoform X2, translated as MIRNRSLAPRLHVHCEKCYSRHCKKSFEPSVSCVVISCPSKCGAVFHQCKENEHTLLCPLEQVPCINSAFGCPFSMARYKLSKHLYVCPASIVCCSMQWNRWPANEEDIIMNTVVKESLNPENLELGTAMRDQRISFNSVKMAELFPEMAEIADENDLDLKEIGAVGGSHVASACMDSGCPETGIEVHQNGIDKSSTDVKDKVELTQEEETIESEQAIDISKYTSWEGIFSKDKGGCMTENATTEVINTRKIEKANSADNKKKTTVNESNSSGSSLSAAIEKTGEAPWQEGVLDRLQSQMDRKHFDMYLAHHGSMLIRFGQIKACTPREKDFVYGNLEAQEVITVNTFKIPTSYRINREHYRDRMSRRKKMETKSVDTSDLDTVNRQYDEVTISLLCYLEKMQKGHAITETRVTDRLVTDTATQTYSFPSAPFGRDVVLADVAAKKASHLYLQLQTECITKRYSKSISIFTFMCHHFFRRDEFASHFKNVHSDIQSSLNGWMVQKCPLAYLGCSYMQQRFRPSTLKATMIYNQQQNAFAVKPDIAPVLCRNHNRDIKAWENRKNLLCLSSLPFEILRHIANLLDSYSLTQLSQVSVLMNEISSTLLQERGMVHLVWEKKNYSHGNFSWRARKRKWQYSSFFSTIEKWNFNDNPSMAEHLKTCSYYGRFLEKSAVEPSDSSLELNGRRRITQSDLFLYFYF; from the exons ATG ATCAGAAATAGAAGTTTAGCTCCTCGATTGCACGTGCATTGTGAAAAATGTTACAGTCGTCACTGTAAAAAGTCATTTGAACCTTCTGTTTCCTGTGTGGTTATCAGTTGTCCTTCAAAATGTGGTGCTGTTTTTCATCAGTGTAAGGAAAATGAACACACTCTATTGTGTCCTCTGGAACAAGTTCCTTGCATAAATTCGGCCTTTGGCTGCCCCTTCTCTATGGCACGCTACAAACTTTCCAAACATCTTTATGTCTGCCCTGCCAGCATTGTTTGCTGCTCAATGCAATGGAATCGCTGGCCAGCCAATGAAGAAGATATAATAATGAATACTGTAGTTAAAGAATCCCTGAATCCAGAGAATTTAGAGTTGGGCACTGCAATGAGGGATCAGAGAATAAGTTTCAATTCAGTGAAGATGGCAGAACTTTTTCCAGAGATGGCAGAGATTGCTGATGAGAATGATTTGGATCTGAAAGAAATAGGGGCAGTAGGAGGATCACATGTGGCCTCTGCTTGTATGGATAGTGGTTGTCCGGAAACAGGAATAGAAGTGCATCAAAATGGAATCGACAAAAGCAGTACTGATGTAAAAGACAAGGTTGAACTAACCCAAGAAGAAGAAACAATAGAATCTGAGCAAGCAATAGATATTTCCAAGTACACTTCTTGGGAGGGTATCTTCAGTAAGGATAAAGGTGGCTGTATGACTGAAAATGCAACTACAGAAGTTATAAATACTCGAAAGATTGAGAAAGCAAACAGTGCTGATAATAAGAAGAAAACGACTGTAAATGAATCCAATTCATCAGGCTCATCTTTGTCGGCAGCAATAGAAAAGACAGGTGAAGCTCCTTGGCAAGAAGGAGTTCTCGATAGACTACAATCTCAGATGGATAGGAAACATTTCGATATGTATTTGGCGCATCATGGCAGCATGCTTATTCGATTTGGTCAGATAAAAGCATGTACACCCAGAGAAAAAGACTTTGTTTATGGAAATCTGGAGGCCCAGGAGGTTATAACTGTCAATACATTTAAGATTCCAACCAGCTACCGAATAAACCGTGAACATTATAGAGACCGTATGTCACGCAGGAAAAAAATGGAAACCAAATCTGTGGACACTTCTGACCTCGACACAGTGAATCGTCAATATGATGAAGTAACTATTTCCTTGCTTTGCTATTTGGAGAAAATGCAAAAGGGCCATGCCATAACAGAAACAAGGGTCACTGATAGACTAGTAACTGATACGGCGACTCAGACTTACTCTTTTCCTTCTGCTCCTTTTGGCCGTGATGTGGTTTTGGCTGATGTAGCGGCAAAGAAAGCCTCCCACCTATATTTGCAACTTCAGACAGAATGCATCACAAAAAGATATAGCAAGTCGATTTCTATCTTTACATTTATGTGTCACCATTTCTTCAGGCGAGATGAGTTTGCATCACACTTTAAGAATGTACATTCAGATATTCAGTCATCCCTGAATGGATGGATGGTACAGAAATGCCCTTTAGCTTACCTTGGCTGTTCCTACATGCAACAGAGATTCCGTCCCTCCACACTGAAGGCAACGATGATCTATAATCAACAGCAAAATGCATTTGCAGTCAAACCAGATATTGCTCCAGTTTTGTGTCGGAACCACAATAGAGACATAAAGGCATGGGAAAACAGGAAGAATTTACTTTGTTTAAGCAGTCTTCCATTTGAGATCCTGAGGCACATTGCAAACTTATTGGACAGCTACAGCCTAACACAGTTGTCCCAAGTGTCTGTATTGATGAATGAGATCTCCTCTACATTACTGCAAGAGCGTGGCATGGTCCATCTTGTCTGGGAAAAGAAAAACTACTCACATGGAAATTTTTCTTGGAGAGCACGTAAAAGG AAGTGGCAATACAGCTCTTTCTTTTCCACAATCGAGAAATGGAATTTTAATGACAACCCCAGCATGGCAGAACATCTGAAAACTTGTTCATACTAT GGTAGGTTTTTGGAAAAGTCAGCTGTGGAACCTTCAGATTCGAGCCTGGAATTGAATGGTAGAAGAAGAATAACTCAATCTGATTTGTTTCTGTACTTTTACTTTTAA
- the LOC140727692 gene encoding F-box only protein 40-like isoform X3, translating into MIRNRSLAPRLHVHCEKCYSRHCKKSFEPSVSCVVISCPSKCGAVFHQCKENEHTLLCPLEQVPCINSAFGCPFSMARYKLSKHLYVCPASIVCCSMQWNRWPANEEDIIMNTVVKESLNPENLELGTAMRDQRISFNSVKMAELFPEMAEIADENDLDLKEIGAVGGSHVASACMDSGCPETGIEVHQNGIDKSSTDVKDKVELTQEEETIESEQAIDISKYTSWEGIFSKDKGGCMTENATTEVINTRKIEKANSADNKKKTTVNESNSSGSSLSAAIEKTGEAPWQEGVLDRLQSQMDRKHFDMYLAHHGSMLIRFGQIKACTPREKDFVYGNLEAQEVITVNTFKIPTSYRINREHYRDRMSRRKKMETKSVDTSDLDTVNRQYDEVTISLLCYLEKMQKGHAITETRVTDRLVTDTATQTYSFPSAPFGRDVVLADVAAKKASHLYLQLQTECITKRYSKSISIFTFMCHHFFRRDEFASHFKNVHSDIQSSLNGWMVQKCPLAYLGCSYMQQRFRPSTLKATMIYNQQQNAFAVKPDIAPVLCRNHNRDIKAWENRKNLLCLSSLPFEILRHIANLLDSYSLTQLSQVSVLMNEISSTLLQERGMVHLVWEKKNYSHGNFSWRARKRKWQYSSFFSTIEKWNFNDNPSMAEHLKTCSYYTAVPSCLIRVGFWKSQLWNLQIRAWN; encoded by the exons ATG ATCAGAAATAGAAGTTTAGCTCCTCGATTGCACGTGCATTGTGAAAAATGTTACAGTCGTCACTGTAAAAAGTCATTTGAACCTTCTGTTTCCTGTGTGGTTATCAGTTGTCCTTCAAAATGTGGTGCTGTTTTTCATCAGTGTAAGGAAAATGAACACACTCTATTGTGTCCTCTGGAACAAGTTCCTTGCATAAATTCGGCCTTTGGCTGCCCCTTCTCTATGGCACGCTACAAACTTTCCAAACATCTTTATGTCTGCCCTGCCAGCATTGTTTGCTGCTCAATGCAATGGAATCGCTGGCCAGCCAATGAAGAAGATATAATAATGAATACTGTAGTTAAAGAATCCCTGAATCCAGAGAATTTAGAGTTGGGCACTGCAATGAGGGATCAGAGAATAAGTTTCAATTCAGTGAAGATGGCAGAACTTTTTCCAGAGATGGCAGAGATTGCTGATGAGAATGATTTGGATCTGAAAGAAATAGGGGCAGTAGGAGGATCACATGTGGCCTCTGCTTGTATGGATAGTGGTTGTCCGGAAACAGGAATAGAAGTGCATCAAAATGGAATCGACAAAAGCAGTACTGATGTAAAAGACAAGGTTGAACTAACCCAAGAAGAAGAAACAATAGAATCTGAGCAAGCAATAGATATTTCCAAGTACACTTCTTGGGAGGGTATCTTCAGTAAGGATAAAGGTGGCTGTATGACTGAAAATGCAACTACAGAAGTTATAAATACTCGAAAGATTGAGAAAGCAAACAGTGCTGATAATAAGAAGAAAACGACTGTAAATGAATCCAATTCATCAGGCTCATCTTTGTCGGCAGCAATAGAAAAGACAGGTGAAGCTCCTTGGCAAGAAGGAGTTCTCGATAGACTACAATCTCAGATGGATAGGAAACATTTCGATATGTATTTGGCGCATCATGGCAGCATGCTTATTCGATTTGGTCAGATAAAAGCATGTACACCCAGAGAAAAAGACTTTGTTTATGGAAATCTGGAGGCCCAGGAGGTTATAACTGTCAATACATTTAAGATTCCAACCAGCTACCGAATAAACCGTGAACATTATAGAGACCGTATGTCACGCAGGAAAAAAATGGAAACCAAATCTGTGGACACTTCTGACCTCGACACAGTGAATCGTCAATATGATGAAGTAACTATTTCCTTGCTTTGCTATTTGGAGAAAATGCAAAAGGGCCATGCCATAACAGAAACAAGGGTCACTGATAGACTAGTAACTGATACGGCGACTCAGACTTACTCTTTTCCTTCTGCTCCTTTTGGCCGTGATGTGGTTTTGGCTGATGTAGCGGCAAAGAAAGCCTCCCACCTATATTTGCAACTTCAGACAGAATGCATCACAAAAAGATATAGCAAGTCGATTTCTATCTTTACATTTATGTGTCACCATTTCTTCAGGCGAGATGAGTTTGCATCACACTTTAAGAATGTACATTCAGATATTCAGTCATCCCTGAATGGATGGATGGTACAGAAATGCCCTTTAGCTTACCTTGGCTGTTCCTACATGCAACAGAGATTCCGTCCCTCCACACTGAAGGCAACGATGATCTATAATCAACAGCAAAATGCATTTGCAGTCAAACCAGATATTGCTCCAGTTTTGTGTCGGAACCACAATAGAGACATAAAGGCATGGGAAAACAGGAAGAATTTACTTTGTTTAAGCAGTCTTCCATTTGAGATCCTGAGGCACATTGCAAACTTATTGGACAGCTACAGCCTAACACAGTTGTCCCAAGTGTCTGTATTGATGAATGAGATCTCCTCTACATTACTGCAAGAGCGTGGCATGGTCCATCTTGTCTGGGAAAAGAAAAACTACTCACATGGAAATTTTTCTTGGAGAGCACGTAAAAGG AAGTGGCAATACAGCTCTTTCTTTTCCACAATCGAGAAATGGAATTTTAATGACAACCCCAGCATGGCAGAACATCTGAAAACTTGTTCATACTAT ACTGCTGTTCCTTCATGTCTCATCAGGGTAGGTTTTTGGAAAAGTCAGCTGTGGAACCTTCAGATTCGAGCCTGGAATTGA